A stretch of Nonomuraea africana DNA encodes these proteins:
- a CDS encoding helix-turn-helix transcriptional regulator: protein MTSARLLRLLSLFQSRRDWTGAELAERLEIDVRTLRRDVERLRELGYPVHAARGVAGGYRLGAGAALPPLLLDDEEAVAVAVGLRTAAAGTVTGIEESSVRALAKLEQVLPARLRSRVTALQEATVTMAGGTPQVDHATLTAIAAACRDRQRLRFDYLAFRGEAARRHVEPLRLAHLGRRWYLLAWDVDRADWRTFRVDRVGTPSLGARFTPREPPAADLAAYISRRVASSVYRYRARVTVHAPISRVRQRVSPTMGTLTSIDDGSCLLEVGADSLEGIAYLVGMIGAEFEVHEPPELPAALAELAGRLLRGAGVG from the coding sequence ATGACCTCGGCCCGGTTGCTCCGACTGCTGTCGCTCTTCCAGTCCCGTCGCGACTGGACCGGCGCCGAGCTCGCCGAACGGCTGGAGATCGACGTCCGCACGCTCAGGCGCGACGTCGAGCGGCTGCGCGAGCTCGGCTACCCGGTCCACGCGGCCAGGGGAGTGGCGGGCGGCTACCGCCTGGGCGCGGGCGCCGCCCTGCCCCCGCTGCTGCTGGACGACGAGGAGGCGGTCGCCGTCGCCGTCGGCCTGCGCACCGCCGCCGCGGGCACGGTGACGGGCATCGAGGAGAGCTCGGTGCGCGCGCTGGCCAAGCTCGAACAGGTCCTGCCCGCCCGGCTGCGCTCGCGTGTCACCGCCCTGCAGGAGGCGACGGTCACGATGGCGGGCGGCACCCCGCAGGTCGATCACGCCACGCTGACCGCGATCGCCGCCGCCTGCCGCGACCGGCAGCGCCTGCGCTTCGACTACCTCGCCTTCCGCGGCGAGGCCGCCCGCAGGCACGTCGAGCCGCTGCGCCTGGCCCACCTCGGCCGCCGCTGGTACCTGCTGGCCTGGGACGTCGACAGGGCCGACTGGCGCACCTTCCGCGTCGACCGCGTCGGCACCCCCTCGCTGGGCGCCCGCTTCACCCCGCGCGAGCCGCCCGCCGCCGACCTGGCCGCCTACATCTCCCGCCGGGTCGCCTCCTCCGTCTACCGCTACCGCGCCCGCGTCACCGTGCACGCCCCGATCTCCCGGGTACGGCAGCGCGTGAGCCCGACGATGGGCACGCTCACCTCCATCGACGACGGCTCCTGCCTGCTGGAGGTGGGGGCCGACTCGCTGGAGGGCATCGCCTACCTGGTGGGCATGATCGGCGCGGAGTTCGAGGTGCACGAACCGCCCGAGCTGCCCGCGGCGCTGGCGGAGCTGGCCGGAAGGCTGCTGAGGGGCGCGGGCGTAGGCTAG
- a CDS encoding sensor histidine kinase produces MRVVASVTLGALTAVAELVALPFLAHPRLAGRAAQVARLETRRLGVRVGDFSRGQALRYLAMRAPVGVLGGLVVALLVIGVGTALRIVWTWAHGEAFDGMYMTPAILIYLTVGGVVLLFLDLSGIVGVQALERRLALHMLGPHSTEALERRIAELAETRAGVLAAVDAERRRIERDLHDGLQQRLVALAMVIGRAKRGRVELLEQAHEEAQQALAELREVAWRAYPSGLDTLGLGEALAAVAERSAVPVKVSCELGSRPPREVETAAYFLVCEAVTNAAKHAAAGLITVEVAVDGTMLVVSVRDDGRGGADPSGGGLSGLARRVAALDGAFTVSSPAGGPTEVRAELPCG; encoded by the coding sequence ATGCGGGTCGTAGCTAGCGTCACTCTGGGAGCGCTGACCGCCGTCGCCGAGCTGGTCGCGCTCCCTTTTCTCGCCCACCCCCGCCTCGCCGGCCGCGCCGCACAGGTGGCGCGGCTGGAGACGCGGCGGCTGGGCGTGCGGGTCGGCGACTTCTCCCGCGGCCAGGCGCTGCGCTACCTGGCGATGCGGGCGCCGGTGGGGGTGCTGGGCGGCCTCGTGGTCGCCCTGCTGGTCATCGGCGTCGGTACGGCGCTGCGCATCGTGTGGACGTGGGCGCACGGCGAGGCCTTCGACGGCATGTACATGACCCCCGCCATCCTGATCTACCTGACGGTCGGGGGTGTCGTGCTGCTCTTCCTTGACCTGTCCGGCATCGTGGGCGTGCAGGCGCTCGAGCGCCGCCTCGCGCTGCACATGCTCGGCCCGCACTCCACCGAGGCGCTCGAACGCAGGATCGCCGAGCTCGCCGAGACCCGCGCGGGCGTCCTGGCCGCCGTCGACGCAGAACGCCGCCGCATCGAGCGCGACCTGCACGACGGCCTCCAGCAGCGGCTCGTGGCGCTGGCCATGGTGATCGGCAGGGCGAAGCGCGGCCGCGTCGAGCTGCTCGAACAGGCCCACGAGGAGGCCCAGCAGGCCCTCGCCGAGCTGCGCGAGGTGGCGTGGCGGGCCTATCCGAGCGGCCTGGACACCCTCGGCCTCGGCGAGGCGCTGGCCGCCGTCGCCGAGCGCTCCGCCGTACCGGTGAAGGTGAGCTGCGAGCTCGGGTCGCGGCCGCCGCGCGAGGTGGAGACGGCCGCGTACTTCCTGGTCTGCGAGGCGGTGACGAACGCGGCCAAGCACGCCGCGGCCGGGCTGATCACCGTGGAGGTCGCCGTCGATGGGACAATGCTCGTCGTGAGCGTCCGAGACGACGGCAGGGGCGGGGCCGACCCGTCGGGAGGCGGTCTGTCCGGCCTGGCCCGCAGGGTTGCCGCGCTCGACGGCGCCTTCACGGTGTCGAGCCCGGCGGGCGGTCCGACCGAGGTGCGGGCGGAGCTGCCGTGCGGGTGA
- a CDS encoding DedA family protein has protein sequence MTTNDGIAGWATGLMETMGAPGAGLAIALENLFPPLPSEVILPLAGFTAGQGRMGLVAALVWTTAGSVIGALALYLVGALLGRNRVVAIAGRLPLVKVSDIEKTEAWFAKHGVKTVFFGRMIPIFRSMISIPAGVERMPVGVFLLFTTLGSAIWNTIFVMAGYLLGENWELVEGYVGIGTNVVIGVVVLAVLIFIGVRLAERRKGKHAGRS, from the coding sequence ATGACAACTAACGACGGGATCGCCGGGTGGGCCACAGGCCTGATGGAGACCATGGGTGCGCCCGGCGCGGGGTTGGCCATCGCGCTGGAAAACCTCTTCCCGCCGCTGCCGAGCGAGGTGATCCTCCCTCTCGCCGGATTCACCGCAGGTCAGGGCCGCATGGGGCTGGTCGCGGCGCTGGTGTGGACGACCGCGGGCTCGGTCATCGGCGCGCTGGCCCTCTATCTGGTCGGCGCCCTGCTGGGCAGGAACAGGGTGGTGGCCATCGCGGGACGGCTGCCGCTGGTGAAGGTCTCCGACATCGAGAAGACCGAGGCGTGGTTCGCCAAACACGGTGTGAAGACGGTGTTCTTCGGGCGGATGATCCCCATCTTCCGCAGCATGATCTCGATCCCCGCGGGGGTGGAACGCATGCCGGTCGGGGTGTTCCTTCTCTTCACCACCCTTGGCAGCGCGATCTGGAACACCATCTTTGTGATGGCGGGCTACCTCCTGGGCGAGAACTGGGAGCTCGTCGAGGGCTACGTCGGCATCGGCACCAACGTCGTCATCGGCGTGGTGGTGCTGGCCGTGCTGATCTTCATCGGGGTACGGCTCGCCGAGCGCCGCAAGGGCAAGCATGCGGGTCGTAGCTAG
- a CDS encoding DEAD/DEAH box helicase encodes MRELLRHAAIFEPGDPPRMGTMAFLDPEGGERVTIAEPEGLREARVTRVPVNEAIAALSKARGDDSAHPATRFWGAVALLALQLVARGRIRPGVTSGDFAAWRAGPLDAADVAKVRELADAMPAAARAIPLDGVLLLPDAEGLVRAFLDAVADGMPRSPGAVRAVGVPAFSAAKPVKAPQLREWAADPGVRLSLRVESAGADHERFRAVVQLHGLADPTMVVDAADLWEGRDPGLGPRAKVEALVELRRAARRWPPLERLLDAEVPDELELTDDEVSDLLSGGATGIDVHWPRELVRGVSARAMIDGESSGLFRFNWHLSLGDDPLTAAEMDRLAEAHRPVVRLRDQWVLIDPETARKAAHREMKPLTGIEALGAALTGTALVEEEEIEVSPGPALDELRGRLLAEPVEQPPALAATLRDYQLAGLRWLAQMTALGLGGCLADDMGLGKTITLIALHLHRGSGPTLVVCPASLLGNWEREIARFAPGVPVRRYHGAQRTLPETGFVLTTYGTMRVDAAKLAEHPWDLVVADEAQHVKNHRSGTAKALREIPSAARVALTGTPVENTLSELWAILDWTTPGLLGSLTRFRARWEPQPDKLGRLIAPFLLRRKKSDPGIAPELPPKTETDRPVSLSREQTVLYEATVRELMSAISEAGGMARRGLIVKLLTGLKQICNHPAQFLHEKDPVLVGRSGKLELLDELLDTILAEDGAVLVFTQYVTMARLLERHLAARGVATQLLHGGTPVPRREEMVRRFQDGETPVFLLSLKAAGTGLNLTRADHVIHFDRWWNPAVEDQATDRAYRIGQTKPVQVHRLIAEGTVEDRIAAMLETKRSLAEAVLSNDFTELTDADLLNLVELR; translated from the coding sequence ATGCGGGAACTCCTTCGGCACGCGGCCATCTTCGAACCGGGCGACCCGCCCAGGATGGGCACCATGGCCTTCCTGGACCCAGAAGGCGGTGAGCGGGTCACCATCGCCGAGCCCGAGGGACTGCGCGAGGCGCGGGTCACCCGCGTTCCGGTCAATGAGGCGATCGCGGCGCTGAGCAAGGCCCGGGGCGACGACAGCGCCCATCCTGCCACCCGATTCTGGGGCGCGGTGGCGCTGCTGGCCCTCCAGCTGGTCGCCAGGGGGCGCATCAGGCCTGGGGTGACCTCCGGCGACTTCGCCGCCTGGCGCGCGGGGCCGCTGGACGCCGCCGACGTGGCCAAGGTCAGGGAGCTGGCCGACGCGATGCCCGCCGCGGCGCGGGCGATCCCTCTCGACGGGGTGTTGCTGCTCCCCGACGCCGAAGGGCTGGTGCGCGCCTTCCTCGACGCGGTCGCCGACGGGATGCCGCGTTCCCCCGGCGCGGTGCGGGCCGTCGGCGTGCCCGCCTTCTCCGCCGCCAAGCCGGTGAAGGCGCCCCAGCTGCGCGAGTGGGCGGCCGACCCCGGCGTACGGCTGTCGCTGCGCGTGGAGAGCGCCGGCGCCGACCACGAGAGGTTCCGCGCGGTCGTGCAGCTGCACGGCCTGGCCGACCCCACGATGGTCGTCGACGCCGCCGACCTGTGGGAGGGCCGCGACCCCGGCCTCGGGCCGAGGGCGAAGGTCGAGGCCCTGGTCGAGCTGCGCAGGGCGGCCAGGCGGTGGCCGCCGCTGGAACGGCTGCTCGACGCCGAGGTGCCCGACGAGCTGGAGCTCACCGACGACGAGGTCTCCGACCTGCTGTCGGGCGGGGCCACCGGCATCGACGTGCACTGGCCGCGCGAGCTGGTGCGCGGCGTGAGCGCGCGGGCGATGATCGACGGCGAGTCCAGCGGGCTGTTCCGCTTCAACTGGCACCTGTCGCTCGGTGACGACCCGCTGACCGCCGCCGAGATGGACCGGCTGGCCGAGGCGCACCGCCCGGTCGTACGGCTGCGCGACCAGTGGGTGCTGATCGACCCCGAGACGGCCCGCAAGGCCGCCCACCGTGAGATGAAGCCGCTCACCGGCATCGAGGCCCTCGGCGCCGCTCTCACCGGCACGGCGCTGGTCGAGGAGGAGGAGATCGAGGTCTCCCCCGGCCCCGCCCTCGACGAGCTGCGTGGCAGGCTGCTGGCCGAACCGGTGGAGCAGCCCCCGGCCCTCGCCGCCACCCTGCGCGACTACCAGCTGGCCGGGCTGCGCTGGCTGGCCCAGATGACCGCGCTCGGGCTCGGCGGCTGCCTGGCCGACGACATGGGACTGGGCAAGACGATCACGCTCATCGCCCTCCACCTGCATCGTGGCAGCGGCCCGACGCTCGTCGTCTGCCCCGCCTCGCTCCTGGGCAACTGGGAGAGGGAGATCGCCAGGTTCGCCCCTGGCGTGCCGGTGCGGCGCTACCACGGCGCACAGCGCACGCTGCCCGAGACCGGCTTCGTGCTCACCACCTACGGCACCATGCGCGTCGACGCGGCCAAGCTGGCCGAGCACCCGTGGGACCTGGTGGTCGCCGACGAGGCCCAGCACGTCAAGAACCACCGCTCGGGCACCGCGAAGGCGCTGCGCGAGATCCCTTCGGCGGCCCGCGTCGCCCTGACCGGCACCCCGGTGGAGAACACCCTGTCGGAGCTGTGGGCGATCCTCGACTGGACCACGCCCGGCCTGCTGGGCTCGCTGACCCGCTTCCGCGCCAGGTGGGAGCCGCAGCCCGACAAGCTCGGCCGTCTCATCGCGCCCTTCCTGCTGCGCCGCAAGAAGTCCGACCCCGGCATCGCGCCCGAGCTGCCGCCCAAGACCGAGACCGACCGGCCCGTCTCCCTCAGCAGGGAGCAGACCGTGCTGTACGAGGCCACGGTGCGCGAGCTGATGTCGGCCATCTCCGAGGCCGGCGGCATGGCCAGGCGCGGCCTGATCGTGAAGCTGCTCACCGGGCTCAAGCAGATCTGCAACCATCCCGCGCAGTTCCTGCACGAGAAGGATCCCGTCCTGGTGGGCCGCTCGGGCAAGCTCGAGCTGCTGGACGAGCTGCTCGACACCATCCTCGCCGAGGACGGCGCCGTGCTGGTCTTCACCCAGTACGTCACGATGGCCCGCCTGCTGGAGCGGCACCTCGCCGCCAGGGGCGTGGCCACCCAGCTCCTGCACGGCGGCACCCCGGTGCCCAGGCGCGAGGAGATGGTCAGGCGCTTCCAGGACGGCGAGACACCCGTCTTCCTGCTCTCGCTGAAGGCCGCGGGCACCGGGCTCAACCTCACCCGCGCCGACCACGTGATCCACTTCGACCGGTGGTGGAACCCCGCCGTCGAGGACCAGGCCACCGACCGCGCCTACCGCATCGGCCAGACCAAACCCGTCCAGGTGCACCGGCTCATCGCCGAGGGCACGGTCGAGGACCGCATCGCCGCGATGCTCGAGACCAAACGGTCGCTCGCCGAGGCCGTGCTCTCCAACGACTTCACCGAACTGACCGACGCGGACCTGCTCAACCTCGTGGAGCTGCGATGA
- a CDS encoding TetR/AcrR family transcriptional regulator gives MTVKRATPGPRSEERRQRLVAAGYRAMVRSGLAGARTRDIAAEAGITVATLHYYFPTKDDLVRAVLEHTIRERMLAPLRLETDWADGLAALRTMLTGLSLQAEAEPGHFRLLHEMTWASREDPAMRAMLAHWHDDWHDTITGWLEAGQREDRVRPDLDAGTVSALIIYMVLGMVMRPPMPAGVDARLPGEFDRLLASIERSP, from the coding sequence ATGACGGTCAAGAGGGCCACGCCGGGGCCACGTTCGGAGGAGCGCAGGCAACGGCTCGTCGCGGCGGGCTACCGGGCGATGGTCAGGTCCGGACTGGCCGGCGCACGCACCCGCGACATCGCCGCCGAGGCCGGCATCACCGTCGCGACCCTGCACTACTACTTCCCCACCAAGGACGACCTGGTGCGGGCGGTCCTGGAGCACACGATCAGGGAGAGGATGCTGGCTCCCCTGCGGCTGGAGACCGACTGGGCCGACGGCCTGGCCGCGCTCAGGACGATGCTCACCGGCCTGTCCCTCCAGGCCGAGGCGGAGCCGGGGCATTTCCGGCTGCTCCACGAGATGACCTGGGCCTCCCGCGAGGACCCGGCGATGCGTGCCATGCTCGCCCACTGGCACGACGACTGGCACGACACCATCACCGGCTGGCTCGAAGCCGGGCAGCGAGAGGACCGCGTTCGCCCTGATCTCGACGCGGGAACCGTCTCGGCGTTGATCATCTACATGGTGCTCGGCATGGTGATGAGGCCCCCCATGCCCGCCGGCGTGGATGCGCGCCTTCCCGGCGAGTTCGACCGGTTGCTGGCCTCGATCGAAAGATCACCATGA
- a CDS encoding FAD-dependent oxidoreductase, giving the protein MSHERTQVLVVGGSLVGLSTALFLRRHGVDVVLVERHAGTSIHPRTPGYNARTMELFRAAGMEEAVRAAGPWRLNGSGLLWAESLTSPNHHWLAPPNAHSVQDGFADVSPCDDAVLSQDVLEPVLREHAEALGADLRFGTELTEFDSASDGVTATLTVRSSGTRVTVRADYLVAADGAASAVRARLGIGTSGVGVLEHVAGIMVRADLGAALRDRRFAICQVDNPRFSGMVRVVGDKIALHVTFRPDRGESADQFTGERCVELTRAAVGLPDLAVEPLDVLPWQMTAAVADRFAEGRVFLAGDAAHVMPPAGAYGANTGIQDAANLAWKLAYVLHGWAGAALLDTYDAERRPVAQLTVEQALATGRAWFGADLPSEVAAIELIDEVAMKFGYHYRAGEAPVEDPRRPTGRPGTRAPHVWLLRDGKQVSTVDLWASGLVLLAGPGGAAWVEAASAVAGRDGLPLTAYRVVREEAQCALPQLADPVGRWARLSGVTGGAAVLIRPDGFVAWRAEEASGQDPADALTDGLQRVLQGA; this is encoded by the coding sequence ATGTCCCATGAGCGAACGCAGGTACTGGTCGTCGGCGGCAGTCTCGTCGGCCTGTCCACCGCCCTGTTCCTCCGCCGGCACGGCGTCGACGTGGTGCTCGTCGAGCGCCATGCCGGCACGTCCATCCATCCCCGCACCCCCGGCTACAACGCCCGCACCATGGAGCTGTTCCGCGCGGCGGGCATGGAGGAGGCGGTGCGCGCCGCCGGCCCGTGGCGGCTGAACGGCTCGGGCCTGCTGTGGGCGGAGAGCCTGACCAGCCCGAACCACCACTGGCTCGCCCCACCCAACGCCCACAGCGTGCAGGACGGCTTCGCCGACGTCTCTCCCTGCGACGACGCGGTGCTGTCCCAGGACGTGCTCGAACCGGTGCTGCGCGAGCACGCCGAGGCGCTCGGCGCCGACCTGCGGTTCGGCACCGAGCTCACGGAGTTCGACAGCGCGTCCGACGGGGTGACCGCGACCTTGACCGTGCGCTCCAGCGGCACCCGGGTAACCGTGCGCGCCGACTACCTGGTCGCCGCCGACGGGGCCGCCAGCGCCGTCCGCGCCCGGCTCGGCATCGGCACGAGCGGGGTGGGCGTGCTGGAGCACGTGGCCGGCATCATGGTCCGCGCCGATCTGGGAGCGGCCCTGCGCGACAGGAGGTTCGCCATCTGCCAGGTGGACAACCCGCGCTTCTCCGGGATGGTCCGCGTCGTCGGCGACAAGATCGCGCTCCACGTCACCTTTCGTCCCGACCGTGGAGAGAGCGCGGACCAGTTCACCGGGGAACGGTGCGTCGAACTGACCAGAGCAGCGGTGGGACTGCCCGATCTGGCGGTCGAACCACTCGACGTCCTGCCCTGGCAGATGACCGCCGCCGTGGCCGACAGGTTCGCCGAGGGCCGGGTGTTCCTCGCAGGGGACGCGGCCCACGTCATGCCTCCCGCGGGGGCCTACGGCGCCAACACCGGCATCCAGGACGCCGCCAACCTGGCGTGGAAGCTCGCCTACGTCCTGCACGGCTGGGCGGGCGCCGCGCTCCTCGACACCTACGACGCCGAACGACGTCCGGTCGCCCAGCTGACCGTCGAGCAGGCGCTGGCCACGGGCAGGGCGTGGTTCGGCGCCGACCTGCCGTCCGAGGTGGCGGCGATCGAGCTCATCGACGAGGTGGCCATGAAGTTCGGCTACCACTACCGCGCGGGCGAGGCGCCCGTCGAGGACCCGCGGCGGCCCACCGGCCGCCCGGGCACCCGCGCCCCGCACGTGTGGCTGCTGCGGGACGGCAAGCAGGTCTCCACCGTCGACCTCTGGGCTTCGGGGCTCGTGCTGCTCGCCGGGCCAGGCGGCGCGGCCTGGGTCGAGGCCGCCTCCGCCGTCGCCGGGCGGGACGGCCTGCCGCTCACGGCGTACCGCGTCGTTCGAGAGGAGGCGCAGTGCGCGCTGCCACAGCTCGCGGACCCCGTGGGCCGGTGGGCGAGGCTGTCCGGCGTCACCGGCGGCGCAGCGGTCCTGATCCGCCCTGACGGGTTCGTGGCATGGCGCGCGGAGGAGGCCTCAGGTCAGGACCCCGCCGACGCCCTCACCGACGGCCTCCAACGCGTCCTCCAAGGCGCCTGA
- a CDS encoding SRPBCC family protein: MPTRLAVAVETDVPPARLFEVLTDWPRHPEWMFLTRARVVAGDGRGAGTELAAFTGVGRIGFLDTMTVTRWEPPEVVAVTHTGRLVRGTGVFRIGGGRLIWAEELSLPFGRLVRPAAKIFMRWTLRRLIRAATSGRAR; encoded by the coding sequence ATGCCGACCCGCCTGGCCGTGGCCGTGGAGACCGACGTTCCCCCGGCGCGGCTGTTCGAGGTGCTGACCGACTGGCCGCGCCACCCCGAGTGGATGTTCCTCACCAGGGCGCGCGTCGTCGCGGGCGACGGCCGCGGGGCGGGGACCGAGCTGGCCGCCTTCACGGGGGTCGGCCGGATCGGCTTCCTCGACACGATGACCGTCACCCGGTGGGAGCCGCCGGAGGTGGTCGCGGTCACCCATACGGGACGGCTGGTCCGCGGCACCGGGGTCTTCAGGATCGGCGGCGGACGGCTCATCTGGGCGGAGGAGTTGTCCCTGCCGTTCGGTCGGCTGGTGCGACCGGCAGCCAAGATCTTCATGCGCTGGACGCTGCGCCGCCTCATCCGAGCCGCCACGTCCGGCCGCGCACGGTAG
- a CDS encoding epoxide hydrolase family protein: protein MEIREFRIDVPQADLDDLRDRLSRTRWPSEIPGQGWSRGVPTGYLRELVTYWLERYDWRAQEARLNSLPQFTTEIDGANVHFVHVRSAREDATPLILTHGWPGSFVEFVDLVEPLSRDFHLVIPSIPGYGFSGPTAEAGWDLARVARAWAQLMSRLGYERYGAQGGDWGSGISRELGIAEPERVIGVHLNFLLTFPFGDLSELSEDDRRRLADYDAFEDRTGYLKIQATRPQTLAYGLHDSPAGQLAWIVEKFKEWTDSKDVPEEAVDRDLMLTNVMIYWLTGTAGSSAQLYYEFARSWSRPRRLEVPTGIAVFPAENAKPVRALAEATNAIVHWSEFDRGGHFAAMEEPDLLAADIRAFFSRI, encoded by the coding sequence ATGGAAATCAGGGAGTTCCGCATCGATGTCCCCCAGGCCGACCTCGACGATCTGCGCGACCGGCTGAGCCGTACCCGCTGGCCCTCGGAGATTCCTGGGCAGGGCTGGAGCCGCGGCGTGCCGACCGGATACCTCAGGGAGCTGGTGACCTACTGGCTCGAGCGCTACGACTGGCGGGCGCAGGAGGCGCGCCTCAACTCCTTGCCGCAGTTCACCACCGAGATCGACGGTGCGAACGTGCACTTCGTCCACGTCCGTTCGGCGCGCGAGGACGCGACGCCGCTGATCCTCACCCACGGCTGGCCAGGGTCGTTCGTGGAGTTCGTCGACCTCGTCGAGCCGCTGTCGCGCGACTTCCACCTGGTGATCCCCTCCATCCCCGGCTACGGCTTCTCCGGGCCGACGGCCGAGGCCGGGTGGGATCTCGCCCGCGTGGCGCGGGCGTGGGCGCAGCTCATGAGCCGTCTCGGCTACGAGCGGTACGGCGCGCAGGGCGGCGACTGGGGCTCGGGCATCTCCCGCGAACTGGGCATCGCCGAGCCCGAGCGGGTGATCGGCGTGCACCTGAACTTCCTGCTCACCTTCCCCTTCGGCGACCTGTCCGAGCTGAGCGAGGACGACAGGCGGCGCCTGGCCGACTACGACGCCTTCGAGGACCGGACCGGCTACCTGAAGATCCAGGCCACCAGGCCGCAGACACTCGCCTACGGCCTGCACGACTCCCCGGCCGGCCAGCTCGCCTGGATCGTGGAGAAGTTCAAGGAGTGGACCGACTCCAAGGACGTGCCCGAAGAAGCGGTGGATCGCGACCTCATGCTCACGAACGTGATGATCTACTGGCTGACCGGCACGGCGGGATCGTCGGCGCAGCTCTACTACGAGTTCGCCAGGTCATGGAGCCGGCCACGGCGGCTGGAGGTGCCCACGGGCATCGCGGTCTTCCCGGCCGAGAACGCCAAGCCGGTGCGGGCGCTGGCGGAGGCGACCAACGCCATCGTGCACTGGAGCGAGTTCGACAGGGGCGGCCACTTCGCCGCGATGGAGGAGCCCGACCTGCTGGCCGCCGACATCCGCGCGTTCTTCAGCCGAATCTGA
- a CDS encoding response regulator has product MRVILAEDSTLLREGLVRLLAEEGHDVLAAVGDGAALVEAVAAERPDIVVVDVRMPPTHTDEGLRAALEIRSRWPEVRVLVLSQYVEKRYATELMSGDVDGVGYLLKDRVAQVGDFLDALERVGEGGAAFDPEVVRQLLARTPQVDPLARLTPREREVLEHMAQGYTNASIAEALFVSQSAVEKHVNSVFDKLGLSHTTGYSRRVLAVLRFLS; this is encoded by the coding sequence GTGCGGGTGATCCTGGCCGAAGACTCGACGCTGCTACGCGAGGGCCTGGTCAGGCTGCTGGCCGAGGAGGGCCACGACGTGCTCGCCGCCGTCGGCGACGGCGCGGCGCTGGTCGAGGCGGTGGCGGCCGAGCGGCCCGACATCGTGGTGGTCGACGTGCGGATGCCGCCCACGCACACCGACGAGGGCCTGCGCGCAGCCCTGGAGATCAGGAGCCGCTGGCCGGAGGTCAGGGTGCTGGTGCTGTCGCAGTACGTCGAGAAGAGATACGCCACCGAGCTGATGTCCGGCGACGTCGACGGCGTCGGCTACCTGCTGAAGGACAGGGTCGCGCAGGTCGGCGACTTCCTCGACGCGCTCGAACGGGTCGGCGAGGGCGGGGCGGCCTTCGACCCCGAGGTGGTACGTCAGCTGCTGGCTCGCACGCCGCAGGTGGACCCGCTGGCCAGGCTCACGCCGCGCGAGCGCGAGGTGCTCGAGCACATGGCGCAGGGCTATACCAACGCCTCCATCGCCGAGGCGCTGTTCGTCTCGCAGAGCGCGGTGGAGAAGCACGTCAACTCGGTCTTCGACAAGCTGGGCCTGTCCCACACCACCGGCTACAGCCGCCGCGTGCTCGCGGTGCTGCGCTTCCTGTCCTAG
- a CDS encoding winged helix DNA-binding domain-containing protein → MISQRALNRATLARQLLLRRHAMSPLRAIEHLVGLQGQAPFAPYFGLWSRLERFAPKELSDLLLGREVVRITLMRGTVHLVSALDCLAIRPLIQPMLTRALAARTVDGLDHDAVVAEGRALLTERPLSVKAMTPLLAERFPEAEPAALPVILRWLLPMVQLPPRAVWGKSGDAVLTPVEAWLGRDLDPAPDLAALLTRYLAAFGPATVADMQAWSGLTGLRATVARMDLVDLGGGLLDLPDAPRPEEDTPAPVRLVAPFDNLVLSHADRTRVISDEHRKRVITINGQVHGTVLVDGYVQGSWKRTAATVTVTPFGPVPREEIEAEALALLAFAEPGKKPVIRFG, encoded by the coding sequence GTGATCAGCCAGCGGGCGCTCAATCGCGCCACCCTCGCCAGGCAGCTGCTCCTGCGCCGCCACGCGATGAGCCCCCTGCGAGCGATCGAGCATCTGGTCGGGCTGCAGGGCCAGGCCCCCTTCGCCCCCTACTTCGGGCTGTGGTCGCGGCTGGAGCGCTTCGCGCCGAAGGAACTGTCCGACCTGCTGCTCGGCCGCGAGGTCGTGCGCATCACGCTCATGCGCGGCACCGTCCACCTGGTCAGCGCCCTCGACTGCCTGGCCATCAGGCCGCTCATCCAGCCGATGCTCACCCGCGCCCTGGCCGCCAGGACGGTCGACGGCCTCGACCACGACGCGGTGGTGGCCGAGGGCAGGGCGCTGCTGACCGAGCGGCCGCTGTCGGTCAAGGCCATGACGCCGCTGCTGGCCGAGCGCTTCCCCGAGGCCGAGCCCGCCGCCCTGCCGGTGATCCTGCGCTGGTTGCTGCCGATGGTCCAGCTGCCTCCGCGCGCGGTGTGGGGCAAGTCGGGCGACGCGGTCCTCACCCCCGTGGAGGCCTGGCTCGGCCGCGACCTCGACCCCGCGCCCGACCTCGCGGCGCTGCTGACCCGCTACCTGGCCGCCTTCGGCCCGGCCACGGTCGCCGACATGCAGGCGTGGTCGGGCCTGACGGGCCTGCGCGCCACCGTCGCCCGTATGGACCTGGTCGATCTCGGCGGCGGCCTGCTCGACCTGCCCGACGCGCCCCGCCCCGAAGAGGACACCCCCGCGCCCGTCCGGCTCGTCGCCCCCTTCGACAACCTCGTGCTCAGCCACGCCGACCGCACCAGGGTCATCTCCGACGAGCACCGCAAGCGCGTCATCACCATCAACGGCCAGGTCCACGGCACCGTCCTGGTCGACGGCTACGTCCAGGGCAGCTGGAAACGCACCGCCGCCACGGTGACGGTCACCCCGTTCGGCCCCGTCCCGCGCGAGGAGATCGAGGCCGAGGCCCTCGCTCTCCTCGCCTTCGCCGAGCCCGGCAAGAAGCCGGTCATCAGATTCGGCTGA